In a genomic window of Infirmifilum sp. NZ:
- a CDS encoding TFIIB-type zinc ribbon-containing protein: MPDEDTIVLLARKIHGEKAEKIMRLLSERVEISDEDIAKELNLDPAEVRRILNELFESRLVKYRRARDEVIGWYKYFWRITDEPVARILEDRKRLALALLEKALSYERSDDFFVCPRCGKRFSSSEADNNGYVCDACGEVLEPFDNSKIILKLENAIKKLSDFTP, encoded by the coding sequence ATGCCCGATGAGGATACGATTGTTTTACTCGCGAGGAAAATCCATGGTGAGAAAGCGGAGAAAATTATGCGTCTCTTATCTGAAAGGGTTGAGATTTCAGACGAGGATATAGCTAAGGAGCTTAATCTCGACCCGGCTGAGGTCAGGAGAATTCTTAATGAATTGTTTGAATCAAGGCTGGTAAAGTATCGTAGGGCTAGAGACGAAGTCATAGGATGGTATAAGTATTTCTGGCGGATAACGGATGAACCCGTTGCTAGAATTCTAGAGGACAGAAAACGCCTAGCACTGGCCCTTCTAGAAAAAGCCCTGAGTTACGAAAGAAGTGATGATTTTTTTGTATGCCCACGCTGCGGTAAGAGATTCTCTTCTAGCGAGGCCGACAACAACGGCTATGTATGCGACGCTTGCGGGGAAGTGTTGGAGCCTTTTGACAACTCTAAAATTATTCTTAAGCTCGAAAACGCTATCAAAAAACTAAGTGACTTCACTCCTTAA
- a CDS encoding NAD(P)/FAD-dependent oxidoreductase → MSYDAIVVGAGPAGLMFSRKLAEKGFRVAVIEKNETLAVKPCGEGISARVLQTAEVSKSDAPRFVSRPIKGAAVVAPNGKEVLITEKGEMGYVIDKRNFLRVMAEYAASKGADIFMREPAREVTLKDGKVRVNTRTLSLEAPLLVGADGYLSFVAKTFNLEKAGERKVIPAIQYVMTDVKVPDPELTYFYLGNSIAPKGYVWIFPKDGTLANVGIGVQGAAPKSYLDKFIKVHPEMFSRSKIIEFRGAAVTIGGMLSQIVQDHVVLIGEAAGQVIPLTGGGIHTSIAGGKIAAEVSAEALESGDLSSKMLRRYVDKYNEYWGKRIRDSLKALNVIEKLSDDELNQLADILSPEDVVNLANGENITSVAAKLLKHPIFSIKLAKALLS, encoded by the coding sequence ATGAGTTACGACGCTATAGTCGTAGGTGCTGGCCCCGCGGGACTGATGTTCTCCAGGAAGCTGGCCGAGAAAGGCTTCAGAGTCGCTGTCATCGAAAAAAACGAGACCCTTGCCGTTAAGCCTTGCGGAGAGGGTATTAGTGCTCGTGTGCTCCAAACAGCAGAAGTTTCAAAGAGCGATGCCCCCCGCTTTGTCTCAAGGCCCATAAAGGGGGCAGCAGTTGTAGCCCCAAACGGCAAAGAAGTGCTCATAACAGAGAAGGGAGAAATGGGTTATGTTATAGACAAGAGAAATTTCCTTAGGGTAATGGCCGAGTATGCAGCATCGAAGGGCGCGGATATCTTCATGCGAGAACCCGCGAGAGAAGTTACTCTGAAGGATGGAAAGGTTAGAGTAAACACTAGAACACTGAGTCTTGAAGCCCCTCTTCTCGTCGGAGCTGACGGGTACCTTTCATTCGTGGCAAAAACGTTCAACTTAGAGAAAGCCGGCGAGAGAAAAGTCATACCAGCGATACAGTACGTTATGACGGATGTTAAGGTACCGGACCCTGAACTCACATACTTTTACCTGGGTAATAGCATAGCGCCTAAGGGGTACGTCTGGATTTTTCCAAAGGACGGAACTCTCGCAAATGTCGGAATAGGAGTCCAAGGCGCTGCCCCGAAGAGCTACCTAGACAAGTTCATCAAAGTTCACCCAGAGATGTTCAGCCGCTCTAAGATCATCGAGTTTAGAGGGGCAGCTGTAACAATCGGGGGAATGCTGAGTCAAATAGTGCAAGATCATGTTGTGCTGATCGGCGAGGCAGCAGGTCAAGTAATACCGCTAACCGGAGGGGGTATACACACATCGATAGCCGGTGGTAAAATAGCGGCTGAAGTTTCCGCTGAGGCTTTAGAGAGTGGCGATTTATCTTCTAAAATGCTACGCAGGTATGTTGATAAGTACAATGAATACTGGGGTAAGAGAATAAGAGACAGCCTAAAGGCGTTGAACGTAATCGAGAAGCTGAGCGATGACGAGCTTAACCAGCTCGCGGACATCCTTTCCCCAGAAGACGTCGTGAACCTAGCTAACGGAGAAAACATTACGAGTGTCGCTGCAAAGCTCCTAAAGCACCCGATCTTTAGTATAAAACTTGCGAAGGCCCTCCTGTCTTAG
- a CDS encoding winged helix-turn-helix transcriptional regulator, whose protein sequence is MRRGTIEQEVEEKVRHVLNGVSETLEKFVEEGKLSLVEVKMIISSLEPSFRILSKKWALTLLYALLLAGPSSFNQLRTATGISKRSLALRLKELEVHGLIAREVKPGPPTTILYRLTEAGRDTALLMVPLIYYLSRQTHLNLQS, encoded by the coding sequence ATGAGGAGAGGGACCATCGAGCAGGAAGTGGAAGAGAAAGTTCGCCACGTACTAAACGGCGTCTCTGAAACTCTTGAAAAATTCGTGGAAGAGGGAAAATTGTCTTTGGTTGAAGTCAAGATGATAATAAGCTCTCTAGAACCTAGCTTCCGAATTCTCTCAAAAAAATGGGCTCTAACTTTGCTCTATGCTCTTCTATTGGCAGGGCCCTCATCCTTCAATCAACTACGTACGGCTACAGGGATTAGCAAAAGAAGCCTTGCTTTGCGCCTCAAGGAGTTGGAAGTTCACGGTTTGATCGCACGGGAGGTCAAACCTGGACCTCCAACAACAATTCTCTACAGGTTAACTGAAGCAGGTCGTGACACCGCGCTTCTCATGGTGCCCCTCATCTACTACCTTTCCAGGCAGACACATCTTAACCTTCAATCTTAA
- a CDS encoding ATP-binding protein, whose protein sequence is MMDRIIRSLMEKKVLLLAGDIIPVISPLSVLAPREESTGFHLGIDERGRDIFLNPEKLPNMHGVILGTSGSGKSTLARHLILEARESGVKTWVIDPHGEEAYARLFTRRLIITSDRIDLLTATGWDLLEYAGELGRYVELIYGLRGARNVIREIIAECLREQSLEPFKKLANGDPDLERLFDDISRLHGNDYRITELAEQDVYFTLPLMASRELVAFATQVLLLLLHGYMRARGARQRLEMVVVLEEAHVHSPYLLSLFKEVRKWGYGVIAISQLPREFDPRVFQLAGFVIILAGPESYVRDVESLFSLTADERDHVLFSTRGAALFYRQGDPRPRKVFLKLRQAALA, encoded by the coding sequence ATGATGGACAGGATCATACGCTCACTCATGGAGAAAAAAGTGCTCCTCCTCGCAGGAGACATAATTCCCGTTATATCCCCGCTATCGGTCCTAGCCCCGAGAGAAGAGAGCACTGGTTTTCACCTAGGCATCGACGAGAGAGGCAGGGACATCTTTCTCAACCCTGAAAAACTGCCTAACATGCATGGAGTAATCTTGGGAACTAGCGGCAGCGGCAAGTCTACGCTAGCAAGGCACTTAATACTTGAAGCACGGGAAAGTGGAGTGAAGACCTGGGTTATAGATCCACATGGCGAAGAGGCGTACGCGAGATTGTTCACCAGACGCCTGATAATTACGAGTGACAGGATAGATCTTCTTACGGCTACCGGCTGGGATCTGCTAGAATACGCAGGGGAGTTGGGTAGATATGTCGAGCTGATATACGGTTTGAGGGGGGCTAGAAACGTTATCCGCGAGATTATTGCCGAGTGCTTAAGAGAACAGAGCCTCGAGCCCTTTAAGAAACTGGCTAACGGAGACCCTGACCTTGAAAGGTTGTTTGATGATATATCGCGGCTCCACGGAAATGATTACAGAATAACCGAGCTGGCAGAGCAGGACGTCTACTTCACTCTACCTTTGATGGCGTCCCGGGAGCTTGTGGCGTTTGCGACGCAAGTCCTGCTACTGTTGCTACATGGCTACATGAGGGCGAGGGGCGCAAGGCAGAGGCTCGAGATGGTTGTAGTCTTAGAAGAGGCGCACGTCCACTCCCCCTACCTACTTTCGCTGTTTAAAGAAGTGAGAAAGTGGGGTTATGGCGTCATAGCAATCAGTCAACTCCCCAGGGAGTTCGACCCCCGGGTTTTCCAACTTGCCGGATTCGTGATCATCCTCGCTGGCCCCGAAAGCTACGTACGGGATGTCGAGTCGCTGTTTTCCCTCACAGCAGACGAACGCGACCATGTTCTTTTCTCTACCCGAGGGGCAGCCCTGTTCTACCGGCAAGGCGACCCCCGGCCGCGCAAGGTTTTCTTGAAGTTAAGACAAGCGGCTCTAGCTTAG
- a CDS encoding ParA family protein — MVIVAFASGNKGGTGKTVTASLLSYHLAKSGRQVLLIDLGEYGSSTQLTLERDPGPPYLNDYFLGNASWGDVIVTSPFSDNLHVAPSRGEIGPVDAETLEYLLDRVSSHVSHVFIDLPAYPGSLYDPIVGLAEIIVPVFNPDSLSFQAVKEWLKRRAFRSRKLVLPLLNKYFTMMGEWKEKAEDEFGSVFTLPFDSALLFSLTSTIEDAYSLSNRRVKDELRLLAYRIEKPLLKVTG; from the coding sequence ATGGTTATCGTGGCGTTTGCCTCCGGTAACAAAGGGGGGACTGGGAAAACAGTAACCGCCAGCCTCTTAAGCTATCACCTTGCGAAGAGCGGTAGACAAGTACTCCTCATTGATTTAGGCGAATACGGCAGTAGCACCCAGCTAACCCTGGAGAGGGACCCCGGCCCACCGTACCTCAACGACTATTTCCTGGGAAACGCCTCCTGGGGCGATGTTATCGTGACAAGTCCATTTAGCGACAACCTGCATGTCGCCCCAAGCCGTGGCGAGATAGGTCCCGTGGACGCCGAAACGCTTGAGTACTTGCTAGACCGCGTGAGCAGCCACGTTTCGCACGTGTTTATAGATCTGCCCGCTTACCCCGGTTCGCTATATGACCCCATAGTTGGCTTAGCCGAAATAATTGTCCCGGTATTTAATCCTGATTCTCTGTCCTTCCAGGCGGTTAAAGAGTGGTTAAAGCGGAGAGCTTTTCGCAGCAGAAAGCTTGTGTTACCGCTTCTCAATAAGTACTTTACGATGATGGGTGAGTGGAAAGAGAAAGCAGAGGATGAATTCGGATCGGTGTTCACGCTTCCGTTCGACTCTGCTCTCCTGTTTTCGCTTACAAGCACTATTGAAGACGCTTACTCCCTATCAAATCGCCGTGTTAAAGATGAGCTGAGGCTCCTAGCTTACCGCATTGAGAAGCCGTTGCTGAAGGTGACAGGCTGA
- a CDS encoding ATPase, T2SS/T4P/T4SS family, whose protein sequence is MNLLRTFRTSKTGKQSSQEIVSVEDLIPSGSKLLVKNPSGFVVSYDGRVDVIPLREHDIWGRLSPIFLSQEAEEVWLFEGKTIVTIKNVGRVSIVGAPTREELENIIVKIIAATGVKVDMRRPRGVVDVDDWRVSLQLSSGGQLQLVATRFARVPAITEILPPLAAARLLLLLMRPSVVLILGPPGSGKSTLLNSLVREVALRYPFLHIAVVEKYRELVFRDGWFTWVINDNLAEGVRFAMRYYRPDVLVVGEIMAEDVWSIVEPGRAGLPTITTFHSPSIRKAVKVLSDALRAHLGYGDENSALQYIDVFVQTRKKVTPSGVERQVEGIYVSDGQRLFPVYADGDFAAEEDFLKAVPDQLYVGAANQALAEVYSSFGLSLKR, encoded by the coding sequence ATGAACCTTCTGAGAACCTTTCGAACATCCAAGACAGGAAAGCAGAGTAGCCAGGAAATTGTGAGCGTTGAGGATCTTATACCTAGTGGTTCTAAATTACTGGTTAAAAACCCGAGCGGTTTCGTTGTCAGTTACGATGGGCGCGTAGATGTAATTCCCTTGAGGGAGCACGACATATGGGGCAGGCTATCACCAATCTTTCTATCCCAGGAGGCCGAAGAGGTGTGGCTTTTCGAGGGAAAAACAATCGTCACAATAAAGAACGTTGGGAGGGTGAGCATTGTTGGAGCACCCACAAGGGAGGAGCTAGAAAACATCATTGTAAAGATAATTGCCGCAACGGGAGTAAAAGTTGACATGAGGCGCCCTAGAGGCGTCGTGGACGTCGACGACTGGAGAGTCTCCCTTCAGCTTTCCTCGGGCGGTCAGTTGCAACTGGTTGCAACTCGCTTCGCGAGAGTGCCGGCGATCACAGAAATCCTGCCTCCGCTTGCAGCTGCCAGGCTTCTTCTTTTGCTGATGAGACCATCGGTCGTACTTATTCTCGGACCACCTGGCTCAGGAAAGTCCACGCTGCTCAACTCGCTAGTGAGGGAGGTGGCACTTAGGTACCCGTTTCTTCATATCGCAGTTGTCGAGAAGTACAGGGAGCTAGTGTTTAGGGACGGATGGTTCACGTGGGTAATTAACGATAACTTGGCAGAAGGAGTAAGGTTTGCAATGAGGTACTACCGACCCGACGTTCTAGTGGTTGGAGAAATAATGGCAGAGGACGTGTGGAGCATAGTCGAGCCAGGACGCGCAGGCCTTCCGACAATAACAACTTTTCACAGCCCGTCTATAAGGAAAGCTGTAAAAGTGCTTTCAGATGCTCTCAGAGCTCACCTTGGGTACGGCGACGAGAACAGCGCGCTCCAATACATCGACGTTTTTGTTCAAACGCGCAAGAAAGTCACTCCCAGCGGTGTGGAGAGGCAGGTTGAAGGCATCTACGTGAGCGACGGGCAACGACTCTTCCCAGTATACGCCGACGGAGACTTTGCCGCAGAAGAAGATTTCCTGAAGGCAGTGCCAGATCAACTGTACGTGGGTGCCGCGAACCAAGCCTTAGCTGAGGTCTATAGTAGTTTTGGCTTGAGTCTCAAGCGGTAA
- a CDS encoding helicase C-terminal domain-containing protein, with translation MKAEELFEKAGLQPRSGQLEVAQLIAELEGDVLLVAPTGWGKTLAVLAGLKASHRLPVLWLTRALEVGRRVVADASRLGLRAFVAAGREKLCPYARSVEDTAEFCRAFRAQCPHFLSLVREGVGDLWAESWEELPKLLPGVCHYYAQDAVISRADVVVQNYYRRVSGYYSAAVVDEAHNLLAPRVLKYDLAKLELALDELKTREPSLVPVVEEAFSKQGAAEEALESVLQLYREMLGKVHTALVPLVRLLKAVVRGGVVYREAGAIEVYMPPWKPNINPRIYLSGTVPEPLEKLFGAQVVRVPQQPRRALVVTDLTSKYGSETIWGYVKLLAALRRRYSRVLAFATERVARQVIAGVDFYEERLPAEWRGVALYTVYGRFSEGVDLSADAVALLGAPFLPPEVEARYERYYNRLGISGDAARWVPMVTTTLQCVGRATRKPEDSPLIVLADYRFRRFDFSPTLVLEEVDLRSLEKVLVSR, from the coding sequence TTGAAAGCGGAGGAGCTCTTCGAAAAAGCGGGCCTACAGCCGAGGTCTGGGCAACTTGAAGTCGCGCAACTGATAGCCGAGCTTGAAGGTGACGTGCTACTGGTGGCTCCGACGGGCTGGGGCAAGACTCTGGCTGTCCTCGCGGGGCTGAAGGCCTCGCATCGGCTGCCGGTGCTGTGGCTGACGAGGGCGCTGGAGGTCGGGAGGAGGGTTGTTGCCGACGCCTCGAGGCTGGGCTTGAGGGCCTTCGTGGCGGCGGGGAGGGAAAAACTGTGCCCCTACGCCAGGAGCGTCGAGGACACGGCGGAGTTCTGCAGGGCCTTCAGGGCGCAGTGCCCCCACTTCCTCTCGCTGGTCAGGGAGGGGGTGGGGGACTTGTGGGCGGAGAGCTGGGAGGAACTACCTAAACTGCTACCGGGAGTATGTCACTACTACGCCCAGGACGCCGTGATCAGCAGGGCGGACGTCGTTGTACAGAACTACTACCGCAGGGTGAGCGGCTACTACAGCGCTGCTGTCGTGGACGAGGCCCACAACTTGCTGGCGCCGAGGGTTTTGAAGTACGATCTCGCCAAGCTGGAGCTAGCACTGGACGAGCTGAAAACTAGGGAGCCGAGCCTGGTGCCAGTTGTAGAGGAGGCTTTTTCAAAACAGGGTGCTGCTGAGGAGGCACTTGAGAGTGTACTCCAGCTTTACAGAGAGATGCTTGGTAAGGTGCATACTGCTTTAGTGCCGCTTGTAAGGCTGCTAAAGGCGGTAGTGAGGGGCGGGGTAGTCTACCGAGAAGCAGGAGCAATTGAGGTTTACATGCCTCCGTGGAAGCCCAACATTAACCCCCGCATATACCTTAGTGGTACGGTGCCGGAGCCCCTCGAAAAGCTCTTCGGGGCGCAGGTTGTCAGGGTGCCTCAGCAGCCCAGGAGGGCTCTGGTCGTCACGGACCTGACGAGCAAGTACGGCTCGGAGACCATTTGGGGCTACGTTAAGTTGCTCGCGGCGCTGAGGCGGCGCTACTCGAGGGTTCTGGCGTTCGCCACCGAGAGGGTTGCGAGGCAGGTGATCGCTGGGGTGGATTTCTACGAGGAGCGCCTCCCGGCGGAGTGGAGGGGTGTGGCGCTCTACACTGTCTACGGGCGCTTCAGCGAGGGGGTGGACCTGTCAGCGGACGCCGTAGCCCTCCTGGGGGCACCCTTCCTACCGCCGGAGGTGGAGGCGAGGTACGAGCGCTACTACAACCGCTTGGGCATCAGCGGCGACGCTGCGAGGTGGGTGCCCATGGTGACCACAACCCTGCAGTGCGTCGGGAGGGCCACCCGGAAGCCCGAGGACAGCCCACTTATAGTCCTGGCGGACTACAGGTTCAGGCGCTTCGACTTCAGCCCGACACTGGTGCTCGAGGAAGTGGACTTGAGAAGTTTAGAGAAAGTTCTAGTATCGCGTTAA
- the map gene encoding type II methionyl aminopeptidase, giving the protein MEEKYARAGQIASSALKLAIDIVDEGVPLIEIAERLEGFIISRGGKPAFPVNIAINEVAAHYSPSIEDTSAVPRGALVKVDLGVHVEGYIADTAITIPLSSRFNNIVKASLEALEEALAIIKAGVSVNEVGAAITRKISSYGLRPIRNLTGHKVERFELHAGKSVPNVPGFEYFAAKMLEGEVFAIEPFATDGAGFVVEKGWSNIYRVVSVKKIPREGELNEVLETLWREFRGLPFSERWVVNRIVSKEQLEELVKLRRVYHYPMLVEQGLGFVSQFEDTVIVSRDRALPLASTTKLFRESFAL; this is encoded by the coding sequence ATGGAGGAGAAGTACGCTCGCGCAGGCCAGATAGCCTCCTCGGCTCTTAAACTCGCTATAGATATAGTTGATGAAGGTGTGCCCTTAATAGAGATAGCCGAGCGACTTGAGGGGTTCATAATTTCTAGAGGAGGTAAGCCGGCCTTCCCGGTTAACATCGCTATTAACGAAGTCGCCGCTCACTACTCGCCAAGTATCGAGGATACGAGCGCGGTTCCTCGAGGAGCTCTTGTTAAGGTGGATCTCGGCGTGCACGTCGAGGGTTATATCGCCGATACGGCGATTACTATTCCATTAAGCAGTAGGTTTAACAATATCGTAAAGGCCAGCCTGGAGGCACTCGAAGAGGCTTTAGCCATCATTAAAGCTGGTGTAAGCGTGAACGAGGTAGGAGCTGCCATTACGAGGAAGATATCCTCTTATGGATTACGACCCATCAGAAATCTAACCGGGCATAAAGTAGAGCGTTTCGAGCTTCATGCGGGCAAGAGTGTGCCGAACGTGCCAGGCTTCGAGTACTTTGCCGCTAAAATGCTTGAGGGTGAAGTTTTCGCCATAGAGCCTTTTGCAACTGATGGGGCTGGTTTTGTCGTGGAAAAGGGTTGGAGTAACATTTACCGAGTTGTCTCGGTGAAGAAAATCCCCCGCGAAGGCGAACTGAACGAGGTGCTGGAAACACTATGGAGGGAATTTAGGGGGCTACCTTTCTCTGAGCGCTGGGTTGTGAATAGGATAGTAAGCAAGGAGCAACTCGAAGAGCTGGTGAAGCTGAGGCGCGTGTATCACTATCCAATGCTGGTTGAGCAGGGGCTTGGCTTCGTAAGCCAATTCGAAGACACCGTCATTGTCTCGCGAGACAGAGCTTTACCACTGGCCTCTACGACGAAACTCTTCAGAGAGTCTTTTGCGCTTTAA